GCTCGAGACGTTGAGAATGGCGCCGCCCGCCTTCTTCAGGTGCGGAACGCAGGCTCGAGTAGCGTAGAAGGCTCCCTTCAGATTCACCCCGAAAATCCGGTCCCAGTCCTCGTCGCGCAGGGCTTCGAGATCGTGGTGAGGGACGAACACCGTGACGCCCGCGTTGTTCACCAGGATCTCGAGGTGTCCGAACTCCGCCACCACATCCTCGACCATCTTCCTGACAGCAGCCTCGTTCGCCACGTCCGCCTGGACAGCCAACGCACGCACCCCGAGTTTCCGTGCCTCCTCTGCCGTCTCCTCGGCCTCCTTTTGCGACCGGGAATAATTCACGGCCACGTGACAGCCCTCCCGTGCGAGCGAGCACGCAATCGCCCTCCCCGTCCCGACGGCCGCACCGGTCACGAGCGCCACTTTCCCACGGAAGTCCATAGGGCTTTGCCTATCCGGGAAGCGCCCCTTGCCGCAAGCAGGCACCTCCGCCGGAGGGACGCGCCGCGTCGCGTCCGGGGGGCGGGGGCGAATGGGCGCGCGCGTTCGTGTTCGGGCACCCACGTCCACGCCATCCGCGAACGCGCGGTCATCCGGAGGGACGCGCTCCGTCGCGTCCGGGGGGCGGGGGCGGAAGAACGGGGTGAAAAACGTCCCATCCGTGATTGAGTCAAGCCGCAAAATGCGATAGGCGCGAGTGTCGCGCCGTCATGGAGGGAGCGGAGGACCGGATTCCCCTCGTCGTCGGGGTAGCTCAGTGGACCCAACGGGAAGTCGACCTGGACCGGCCGCCTTCTCCCCTCGAAGTCCTCGCCCGAGTTTGCCGCGCTGCTGCGGAAGACACGGGAGTGGGCGACGCCTTGTGGCGTCACGTCCGAACCGTGGCCGTCGTACACCTGGTGTCCTGGCGGTACACGAACCTTCCGAGGGCTCTCGCGGAAAAACTCGGAGCGAAGCCGGAGCGAGCACTCTACACGACGCCCGGAGGGAACAGCGGCCAGTGGCTCGTGAACCGCATCGCGCGCGAGATCGCGGGCGGGAAGCTCGATCTCGCGCTGGTAGGTGGCGTCGAACTTCTGAGAACCGTGCGGAAGGCACTCCGGGAAAGCCGGCCGCTCGCCTGGGAAACCGACTCGTCTTCCGAGCCGGAAATCGTCGGCGATCCGCGCCCGGGAACGAGAGAAGAAGAAGTACTCTACGGGGCCAGGGCACCCGTGCAGATTTTCCCGCTTTTCGAGAACGCACTCCGAGCCCACTATGGACTCGACATGGAATCGCACCGGCAGGAGCTCGGTGCCCTTTGCCAGGGCCTCTCGCAAGTCGCCGCGCGCAACCCGTACGCCTGGTTCCCGAAGGAACGCAGTGCGGAGGAGATCTCGACGGTCACGGCCGAGAACCGGATGATCTCTTTCCCGTATCCCAAGTTCATGAACGCGCTTCTCGACGTCGACCAGGCAGCAGCACTGCTGCTCGCATCCGCCAGCACGGCCCGAAAACTCGGGATCCCTTCTTCGAAGTGGGTGTACGTCCGCGGTGTCGGCGACGCCGACGATCACTGGTTTTTCACCGAGCGCCGCGACTACGTGAGCTCGCCTGCCCTCCGGCTCGCGGCCGAGCGGGCACTCGAGACCGCAGGTGCGTCGGCGGCCGACGTCGGACTCTTCGACCTGTACAGCTGTTTTCCGTGCGCCGTCCAGATCGGAAGGGACATGCTCGGGTTCTCGCGAGCCGACGCGAGGCCGTGGACCGTGACCGGCGGGCTCCCCTACCACGGGGGACCGGGCAGCAATTACACGACCCACGCCGTCGCCACGATGGTGGAAAAACTACGCCGCGGCGAGGCAAAGTGGGGACTCGTGAGCGGCCTCGGCTGGTACTTCGCGAAGCATTCGGTGGGCGTCTATTCGACCGACCCACCCGACGAGGCACCCCGCTTCCGGAACCCGGACGCCGACCGGTCCGAACTCGAGCGGATCCCGCGACCGCAGTTCGTCCGGGAGGCCGCCGGCAAGGCCCGCATCGAAACCTACACCGTCGTCCACGACCGGCAGGGACTCCCGGCGCAGGCGATCGTCGTGGGACGCACGGCCGACGAGAAACGCTTTCTCGCGAACACGCCGGTCGACCGGAAGCTCTTCGAAGAGCTCGAGCGAACCGAGGGCGTCGGGCGCCGCGGCAGGGTCTCCCACACAGGAGGCAAGAACGTTTTCGTGCCCGAATAGGAGGCCGAAATGAAAGTGTGTTTTTTCCACCTCATGCCGTACACGGACCTCCCCGAGGACTTCCGGGAACGCTACCCCTCGGTCTGGGTCGACATCGACCCGAAGCTCTTCGATCCCGTGCGGGGACACGAGCTGTACAACGAGTTTCTCGACGAGCTCGAGTACGCGGCGGAGATGGGCTTCGACGGCATTTGCGTGAACGAGCACCACGCCAACGCGTACGGACTGATGCCGTCGCCGAACCTGATGGCCGCAGCCCTGGCCCGCAGGACGAAGGACGCGGCCATCGTAGTGATGGGCAACTCGCTCGCCCTCTACAACCCCCCGACCCGAGTGGCCGAGGAATTCGCGATGATCGACTGCATCTCGGGCGGCCGGCTCGTCGCGGGTTTTCCGGTGGGGACGCCCATGGACACCTGCTACGCCTACGGGCAGAACCCGAGCACGCTTCGGGCTCGGTACTACGAGGCCCACGATCTCATCCTGCGCGCGTGGACGACCGACGAACCCTTCGTTTTCCACGGCCGTTTCAACCAACTTCGTTACGTGAACCCCTGGCCCCGCCCCGTCCAGCGCCCGCACCCGCCCATCTGGATTCCCGGTGGTGGCTCGGTGGAGACGTGGCGCTGGTGCGCGGAGAAAGATTACGTTTACTCCTACCTTTCCTACTTCGGCTACAAAGCGGGCGAAGCCACCATGAAGGGGTTCTGGCAGGAAATGGACAGGCTCGGAAAAGACCGGAACCCTTACCGGGCGGGCTTCCTCCAGTTCGTGGGAGTCGCCGAAACCACGGCCGAAGCCATGGACATCTACCGCGAGCCCGCGGAGTACTTCTACGGCCGCTGCCTCCACGTCGACACCCGCTGGGTCAATCCCCCGGGCTACGTGACGGAAGGCACGTTGCGGGCCCGAGTGAAATCCATGGTGGCTCAGGCAGCCGATCAGGCCTCGCAGGCGAACAAGGCTCTGAGCTTCGCCAAGCCCGAGTTCCGGCACATCGTGGAGCAGGGCTTCGTGATCGCGGGCAATCCCGACGAAGTGGCGGACAAACTCCGCGAGGTCGCACGAAACCTGAACGTGGGACACCTCATGCTGCTGCTGCAGTTCGGCAACATGAGCCGGGAACTCACGACCTACAACACGGAGCTTTTCGCCCGCCGCGTGCTCCCGCAGATCCGAGACCTGTTCGACGACGAGTGGGAGGACCGCTGGTGGCCGCGGCCGCTCGAAAAAAGAGCCGTCCCCCGGGAGGCTGCCGCATGAGACTCGAAGAGGAGACGCTCGATCTGGGACCCGTCCGCTCGCGGGTCTGGAGCAAGGGCACGGGACGGCCTCTCGCCTTTCTCGCAGGTTTCGGCGGCACGCCGCGCTGGCCGGAGTTTCTCGACCCGCTGGCCTCGGAGCACCGCGTGCTCGTTCCCGCGCTTCCCGGATTCCCGGGCGCGACGGGCCACCACGAGCTCGACGACATCGTGGACTGGGTCGCGGCCACGCTCGACATTCTCGAGGCCGCGGGCTTCGAGCAAGGGGTACTGGTCGGGGCGTCGGTGGGCGGCATGATCGCGGCCGAAATCGCCGCCCTGTGCAGGCCCATGGTCGAACGACTCGTGCTCTGCGCTCCGCTCGGGCTTTTCGACGAGCACGACCCGGTGGCCGACGTTTTCGCCGTGCCGCCCGCCGAGATACCCGCTTTCCTCTCGGCCGCACCCGAAAAACTCGCGGGGTTCTTCGCGCGCCCGGAAGGGGAAGACGAACTCGAGTGGACGGTCCTCACCGCACGGGCGGCAGAAGCGGCGGCGAGGCTTCTCTGGCCCCTCGGCGACCGCGGGCTGTGGAAACGCCTCCACCGCATCTCGGCTCCGACGCTCCTCGTCTGGGGAGCGGAAGACCGCGTCGTGCCGAGAAGCTACGCCCAGCGTTTCGCACGAGAGATCCGCGGTCCCGTGAAAATCGAGACCGTCCCCGGGGCGGGGCATCTCTCCTACCTCGACCGACCCGCGGAGGTGGCGTCGCGCCTCCGGGCCTTCCTTCGGGCGTGAAGCCTGGCAAACTGCCGGGGCACCGGAGGAAGCAATGGACGAAAATCTCCCCGTTCTCGTGGGTGGCGGCCAGATCACGCAAAAAGACGTCGAGCCACGCGAAGCGCTCGAGCCGCTCGGCCTCATGGTGGAAGCCGCAAGGCGTGCCGCCGAAGACGCTCGGCTCCCTGCCGGAGCACTGGAGAAACTCGACTGCGTGGCCGTCGTCCACATCCTGGCGGCGGGTTACGCGAACGCGCCGCGTTTTGTGGCCGAAGCGCTCGGGGCGAGACCCGCGACCGAAATCTACACGACCGTGGGCGGCAACACGCCGCAGTTTCTCCTGAACGAGCTCGCCAGCCGGATCGCCCGCGGCGAAACTCGCTTTGCCCTCCTCGCGGGCGCCGAAGCAATCCACACGCTCCGTGCGGCCCGGAAATCGGGTCTCGCGTTGGCGTGGACGAAAAAAGAGGCCCCTCCGCCGACCGTCCTCGGTGACGAACGCCCGGGGACGAGCGAACACGAGAGTGCCCACGGTTTGCGCCTTCCCACGCAGGTCTACCCACTTTTCGAAAACGCCATCCGTGCCTCGCGTGGCTGGACCATCGAAGAACACCTCCGGCGGCTCGGGGAGCTGTGCGCACGTTTCGCCGCCGTCGCGGCGGAAAACCCGTATGCCTGGTTCCGCGACGGGAAAGACGCCCGCACGATCGCCACGGTCACGCCACAGAACCGGATGGTGGGCTTCCCGTACCCCAAGTACATGAACGCCATCATGGAGGTGGACCAGGGAGCGGCCGTGCTGCTCGCGTCCGCGGAGTTCGCCCGTTCGCTCGGCATCCCCCGGGAGCGCTGGGTCTACCCCTGGTGCGGCGCCGAAGGTCACGACCGCTGGTTCGTGAGCGATCGGGTCGACTTCGTCTCTTCTCCCGCGATCCGGCGGCTCGCCGGCGCCGCGTTCGAGGCGCTGGGTCTCGACACCGACCGGGTCGATTTCTTCGACCTCTACAGTTGCTTCCCCTCGGCCGTGCAAATCGCCCGGGACATGATCGGCATTCGCGAGGACGATCCACGGCCCCTCACGGTGACGGGCGGGCTACCCTACCACGGTGGGCCGGGAAACAACTACACGACCCACGCGATCGCGACGATGATCGAGAAGCTCCGAAGCCGTCGCGGCGCGATCGGGTTCGTGAGCGCCCTCGGCTGGTTCATCACGAAGCACGCCGTGGGCATCTACTCGTCCGAGCCTCCTCCGCGAGGGCGCTGGACCCGGCTCGACCACGAAAGGCTCCAGGCCGACATCGACGCGCTCGTGGGTCCCGCTTTCGAGCTTCGCCCCGAAGGCCGAGCGTACGTGGAAACGTACACCGTTTTCCACGACCGGGAAGGGAAACCCGTGGAAGGCTTCGTTTTCGGCCGGCTCGAGAACCGCAAGCGCTTCCTTTCCCACCTCCCGGCGGACCCGGAGCTCCTCGCGTCCTTCACGCGGGAGGAGGGAGTCGGACGAAAAGGCAGGGTCCGGCCCGAGAACGGGACGAACCTCTTCGTTCCCGACTGAAGCCGCCGCCGGGCGGGATGCCTCGGGTGGCGCACCCCTTTCTGGAACGCCCCCACGGGACGTTCCTCTCGCTCTCCTTCCCCGTCCTCCTCTCGCTGCTCGTCGAACCGCTTGCGGGGGTCGCCGACACCGCCTTCGTCGCCCGGCTCGGCAGCGTACCGGCAGCCGCGCTCGGGGCGGCCACGAGCCTCCTTTCCGGTTTTCTCTGGGTCTTCAACTTCGTCGGTATCGGCACCCAGACGGAAGTGGCAGCCGCGCTGGGACGCGGCGAGAGGAACCGAGCGGCCGGTCTCGCGGCGCTCGGGCTTTCGGCGGCCGCGGCATGCGGGATCGTCTCCTCGGTGGCTCTCTGGTTCCTCGCCCCGGCGGCGGCACGCTTCATGGCTGCGGTCGGCGAACTCGAGGCACCGACGGTCGCCTACCTTCGCGTGCGGCTTCTCGGCGTGCCTCCCACGCTCGTCGTGCTCGCGGCCTTCGGGGCTTTCCGCGGAATGCAAGACATGAAGACGCCGCTCTGGATCGCCGCGTTCGTGAGCGGACTCAACATTTGCCTCGATCCCCTTCTCATCTACGGTTCGGGGTGCGTTCCGGGGCTCGGGGTCGCAGGGGCGGCCTGGGCGACGACGGCAAGTCAGTGGCTCGGGAGCTTCTGGGCCGTACGAGCGCTGCGGGTCGGACTCGGTCTCGCAGGACGATTCGGTCCGGGAGACTTTCTCCGCCTCCTCCGCATCGGCAGAGACCTCTTTCTCCGCACCGGGATGCTCCTTCTTTTTCTCGTCCTCGCCACGCGTGCTGCGACCGGGATCGGCCCCGAGACCGGCGCTGCCCACCAGGCGATCCGACAGGCCTGGATCCTCACGGCGCTCGTCCTCGACAGCTACGCCGCCACGGCGCAGAGTCTCGTGGGCTTTTTCCTCGGCGGCGGCCGGGTGCGCGAAGCCCGTCGTGCGGCCGGCATCGCTTGCCTCTGGGGGCTTCTTACCGGGGCCGGCCTCTCCCTCCTCATGCTCGCGACCGGAAAAGGTGTCGCATGGCTGCTCGTGCCGACGGCGGCCGGGCCGGTCTTTTTTTCCGCCTGGCCCGTCGCGGCTCTGGCGCAGCCGCTCAACGCCCTCGCGTTCGTGACGGACGGCATCCACTGGGGTGCGAGCGACTACGGATATCTGAGAAACGCCATGATGCTCGCGACGGTCGTGGGAGCGTCGATGCTCTTGGCCCTGGAAGCCGGTGGCAACCGAGACCTTGCAGCCATCTGGTGGGTCACGGCCGGCTGGATCGCGATCCGGGCAGTGTCCGGTGTCGGCAGGATCTGGCCCGCTTTCGGAAGAGCACCGCTCGCCGGCCGCTAGCCAGGAAAGCTCGTAGAGGCGGCCGACCGGACCGGAAAACGGTGCCGAAATACCGCTCGCCGCGCGGGGGAGTGTCCTCTCGTTGTCAAAGTTCCCCGCGTGGCTTAGATGGAGCGGCCATGTTCGCGACATCGCTTCGAAGACTCGCCTTCGGGTCGCTTCTCGTCCTGGCCTCGTTCCTTCTCGTGGCCTGCGACGACGACGGGAACGGTCCCGGGGAAACGCCCGCCCCTACGCTCGTCCCGACGGCCACCGCATCCGCCGCACCTCCCGCGACCGCTTCGCCCCCACGCACGGCTTCGGCAACCCGGACGCCTTCTCTCACCGCCACGGCGACTCCCACGCTCTCTCTCACCCCGACGTCCACTCCGCCGCCTTCCCCGAGCCCGTCGCCGACCCGGAGCCCGGCGGAAATCCTCGCGTTCGACGAACCGCGAGAGAACGCCCTCGTCCTGGCCGGTAGGGTGGACTTCGTCCTCGAGCTTCCGCCCGGCGCTTCGGCTTCCGCTGCTTCGTTTTCCGTCGACGGCGAACCCGTCGTCCCCGAAGTCCTCGTCGAAAACGGCACGATCCGCGGGAGCGTCGAAGTGCCCGAGGGGCGGCACGTCCTCTCGGTTCTCCTCCCCGTGGACGGGAGCCCTGCCACGGGCTCGGTTTTCTTCGAAGCGATCGAGCTCCGGCATCCCGACGAGTGCGAAATTCTGAACGACGAGGAATGCCTGCTTCCCTACCCTTCTTCGCGCTTTCTCGAACCCGCCGACACGCCCACCGGATGGCGGCTTCGGATCCCCGAAGTCGGAATGATCCAGCAGGCCGGGCGGAAGCTTTCTCCGGAGCCTTACAACACGGTCGACGGATTCGCCCCGACCGTGCAGATTCTCGTCCACTTCCCCGGCGGCGTAGACCCCGAGCTTTCCGGTGCCTCTCGCCTCCTTCCCGAGACGCGCACGTACGACCTGCGGTCGCTCGACCCCGACAGCCCGACCGTGCTCCTGGATGCCGAAACCGGCGAGCGAATCCTTCACTTCATCGAGCCCGACATCCGGGCCGCCGACAACCCGAAACGGCAGGTTCTCTTTCTGAGGCCCGCGACGAGCCTGCGGCCGGCACGGCGGTACGTCGTGGCGTTTCGGAACCTGCGCCACCCCGACGGCTCTCCCGTCGAAGCCGAGCCCGTCTTCGCGGCGCTTCGAGACCGCCGGCCTTCGAGCATCCCGGCCCTCGAGGCCCGGCGGGAGCACTTCGAGGAGCTCTTTGCACTGCTCGAGGCCGCGGGCATTTCGCGAGAATCCCTGGTGCTCGCCTTCGATTTCGTCACACAGAGCGACGAAAGCCTCACCGGGGAGATGCTCTCCATGCGCGATCAGGCCTTCGCCTGGCTCGAGGCGAAGGTCGCCGAAGGGACGGAGACCTTCACCGTCGATCGCGTCGTCGAAAACGAGTGCCGCGAGGGCACTCTGGTATGGCGGCAGGTGGAAGGCACGTACGAGGTGCCGCTCTTCCTTACGCACGACCCGGCCGCGGACCGACGCTTCCCGGGCCGCCTTCATCTGGACGAGCAGGGAGTTCCGGTCCAGAACGGGGTTACGCATCCGCCCTTCACGATCGTGATCCCGTGCACGGCGCTGGAGGACGGGGGAACTCCGAAGCCCGGCCTCGTCGTCGGGCACGGGCTTTTCGGCACCGGGCGGGGAACCCTCGAAGGACTCCTCGAAGAGCAGAACTCGTCGCTCCTCTCCGACCTCGACTTCGTCCTCGGAGCCACGGACTGGTGGGGACTCTCGAGGGGAGACATCGACCCCCCGCCGAGCTTCATCGTCGACCAGGTCGTCTTCCAGCTCGGGAATTTCCCCGCTCTTCCGGACCGGCTGCGGCAGGGCCAGCTCAACACGCTCGTGCTCGCCCGGATGATGAAGCGCGGTGTTTTCAACCGCCACCCGGCTTTCCAGTCACCGGAAGGAACGGGCCTCCTCCAGGGTCCCGAGGGGGAGCTCTACTACTTCGGAGCGAGCCTGGGGGGGATCATGGGCCTCATGTTCGCGGCTCTCTCGCCCGACGTGACGAACGTGAACGTGGACGTGCCCGCCATGAATTTCTCGATCCTCCTCCAGCGGGCGACACCGTTTCTCGACTTCGAGCTCGCGCTGCGTCTCACCCAGATCACGGATCCCATGGAAGTCGCCCTCGGAATCGGGATTTTCGAGGAGCTCTGGGCCAAGGGAGAGTCGGCGGGCTATGCGACCCACATCACGGAAAATCCGCTGCCCGGCACGAATCCGAAGAACGTGCTCATGACCATGGCCTGGCTCGACCAGCAGGTGTCGAACCAGGCGACCGAAATCGCCGCCCGCACGCTGGGACTTCCGAACCTCGAAGGATCGTTCGTCCGCGACCTGCCCCTCATCCCCGACCTTCCCGGACCGCTCTCGTCCGCCCTCGTCGTGTACGACACGGGTTCTTTCGACCCGGAAAATCCGGCTCACGCACCCTTCATCCCGCCTCTCGCGAACCTCCAGGCACGACCGAACCGCTGCGATCCTCACGGGCTCCGTGGCTTCATCCCGGCGTCCATCCAGCAACTGCTCCACTTCTTCCGTCCGGGCGGGAGGATCGAGAACTTCTGCAACGGAATCTGCGACGCGGCCGAACCGCTCGAGCTCCCGTTCGGTCGCGAAGAGCCGTGCGATCCGCTCGCGCAGTGAGAGAATCGCGCCCGGGCCCTCTCTCGGAGAGCGGACGCCGCTCCCGCAGGGCTCGGC
This Candidatus Binatia bacterium DNA region includes the following protein-coding sequences:
- a CDS encoding alpha/beta hydrolase, whose protein sequence is MRLEEETLDLGPVRSRVWSKGTGRPLAFLAGFGGTPRWPEFLDPLASEHRVLVPALPGFPGATGHHELDDIVDWVAATLDILEAAGFEQGVLVGASVGGMIAAEIAALCRPMVERLVLCAPLGLFDEHDPVADVFAVPPAEIPAFLSAAPEKLAGFFARPEGEDELEWTVLTARAAEAAARLLWPLGDRGLWKRLHRISAPTLLVWGAEDRVVPRSYAQRFAREIRGPVKIETVPGAGHLSYLDRPAEVASRLRAFLRA
- a CDS encoding 3-ketoacyl-ACP reductase; protein product: MDFRGKVALVTGAAVGTGRAIACSLAREGCHVAVNYSRSQKEAEETAEEARKLGVRALAVQADVANEAAVRKMVEDVVAEFGHLEILVNNAGVTVFVPHHDLEALRDEDWDRIFGVNLKGAFYATRACVPHLKKAGGAILNVSSVAGVYATGSSLPYCASKAALNNMTVALARALAPEIRVNAVAPGFIDTRWWKEREGYEVVKKFAAERAPLRRVCQPEDVAHVALELLRSDVVTGQVVVVDAGLGIAV
- a CDS encoding acetyl-CoA acetyltransferase; amino-acid sequence: MEGAEDRIPLVVGVAQWTQREVDLDRPPSPLEVLARVCRAAAEDTGVGDALWRHVRTVAVVHLVSWRYTNLPRALAEKLGAKPERALYTTPGGNSGQWLVNRIAREIAGGKLDLALVGGVELLRTVRKALRESRPLAWETDSSSEPEIVGDPRPGTREEEVLYGARAPVQIFPLFENALRAHYGLDMESHRQELGALCQGLSQVAARNPYAWFPKERSAEEISTVTAENRMISFPYPKFMNALLDVDQAAALLLASASTARKLGIPSSKWVYVRGVGDADDHWFFTERRDYVSSPALRLAAERALETAGASAADVGLFDLYSCFPCAVQIGRDMLGFSRADARPWTVTGGLPYHGGPGSNYTTHAVATMVEKLRRGEAKWGLVSGLGWYFAKHSVGVYSTDPPDEAPRFRNPDADRSELERIPRPQFVREAAGKARIETYTVVHDRQGLPAQAIVVGRTADEKRFLANTPVDRKLFEELERTEGVGRRGRVSHTGGKNVFVPE
- a CDS encoding monooxygenase — its product is MKVCFFHLMPYTDLPEDFRERYPSVWVDIDPKLFDPVRGHELYNEFLDELEYAAEMGFDGICVNEHHANAYGLMPSPNLMAAALARRTKDAAIVVMGNSLALYNPPTRVAEEFAMIDCISGGRLVAGFPVGTPMDTCYAYGQNPSTLRARYYEAHDLILRAWTTDEPFVFHGRFNQLRYVNPWPRPVQRPHPPIWIPGGGSVETWRWCAEKDYVYSYLSYFGYKAGEATMKGFWQEMDRLGKDRNPYRAGFLQFVGVAETTAEAMDIYREPAEYFYGRCLHVDTRWVNPPGYVTEGTLRARVKSMVAQAADQASQANKALSFAKPEFRHIVEQGFVIAGNPDEVADKLREVARNLNVGHLMLLLQFGNMSRELTTYNTELFARRVLPQIRDLFDDEWEDRWWPRPLEKRAVPREAAA
- a CDS encoding acetyl-CoA acetyltransferase; protein product: MDENLPVLVGGGQITQKDVEPREALEPLGLMVEAARRAAEDARLPAGALEKLDCVAVVHILAAGYANAPRFVAEALGARPATEIYTTVGGNTPQFLLNELASRIARGETRFALLAGAEAIHTLRAARKSGLALAWTKKEAPPPTVLGDERPGTSEHESAHGLRLPTQVYPLFENAIRASRGWTIEEHLRRLGELCARFAAVAAENPYAWFRDGKDARTIATVTPQNRMVGFPYPKYMNAIMEVDQGAAVLLASAEFARSLGIPRERWVYPWCGAEGHDRWFVSDRVDFVSSPAIRRLAGAAFEALGLDTDRVDFFDLYSCFPSAVQIARDMIGIREDDPRPLTVTGGLPYHGGPGNNYTTHAIATMIEKLRSRRGAIGFVSALGWFITKHAVGIYSSEPPPRGRWTRLDHERLQADIDALVGPAFELRPEGRAYVETYTVFHDREGKPVEGFVFGRLENRKRFLSHLPADPELLASFTREEGVGRKGRVRPENGTNLFVPD